The Papaver somniferum cultivar HN1 chromosome 6, ASM357369v1, whole genome shotgun sequence genome segment AACTGGCCCAACGAATTTAGGAAAATTTATTCCATTGGTTATAAATTTTTCTCTAGATACAAATAGCACCTACGACATCAGTAGAGTTCATGAAAGTTTTTGGTACTATGAACGGGAATGACTCTTTAACTATTATGCGCTAATACAAGGTTAATCCCACCGCCAATCCTTTCTATGAAAACCCTATCTTAACTCTAGTTTGTGAAACCTACCGTTCAATGCTCCTGGAACCCACCTTTTCCGCATTCTAGTTTAGTATTAAGTACCCACCAAGGCTTGCTACCCCTTTCCTAGTTTAGTATTAAGTACCCACCGAGCCTTCCTACCCCTTTCCAGTACTTAAAATTCCTCCTGAATCTCGTAAAGCATACTCTCAATGTAAAACATGTTCTTCATGAAGGGATTAGAAAACTTTCATCCCTTGGCAACATGGTTTCACAACTCAGGGCTGACTAAGTTATCCCCCAAACCTAGCTGATAACTTTGAGGTGTGTGCGACAAGAACCTCAAACTTCCTTTCTGCAAAGAAGAACGGCATCCTAATTTTGACTACTCCAACCTTCTCCATTACTCTGTCTGAATGTTTATGGTTATGATGTCATATGAAGTTTAATGACCAAAATCCATTTTACTGCAATTACTACAAAAACAAAATAGGATATGATCCATGTGATAAGACACAGCCCTAAAGAACTACTATTAAAATGATATTTTGAGTCTCCAAATATTTAAGTGTAAGGTCAAAAAATTGTAGTAAGAAACAAGAAGTCCACACATAAGAAGCAAAATGCTGAACACTTGCTCGTCCACCTTCTGCAAGTGCGCTTTGTTTGTCTGTTGATGAGATCAAATATGCATGTGTTCTATCTTTCATCGAGTGTTCTTAATCGATAGCAATTATTAGAAAACCAACAGAGACATACATGAGGAAGACTGGGTAAAGAGCAAGTGCTTTTCTTCTTGGGTTGACAGCTGAACTCATGAATGGATAGGCAGCCCAGGAGCTCCACGCCAATGTTACACACACCACAACCACCTTTAGTATGACATTGTCTTTCAACATGCAGATTAGGGCTCCAATATCCAGAGGGAACAGACAGTAACCAAGAAGACTGAGACTCTGGAAAAAGATTATGTGCCCACCCTAAACAAATAAACCATGAAACATCGTCAGTGGTTTAAAGACGTACCTAAACAAGCAAACTCCAAAACTATAATTGTATAGAAATAGTTGAGTTTCCTAGTCACAATGAAGTGCAAAATTCACACAGGTTTGTAATTGCAAAGTTAACTGGGTAGGCATTGTCAACAATCGATAAACATCACCTTGTTAAGTGAAGGTAAAGTCAAAAGACACTAAAGAGTTGATATCGGTGGGTGCTTACAGCCCAATTCAGTTTACAACAAATCCTTCTTAATCAGCAAACAAATGATCTCCTGAAAACACCTGTGTCATGCGCTGTAAGGTTTCAAGGGAAACCTTGGGCAATTTGTCAATAAGAAACTCAAACATTCTTCTTCGAGGCAACCATCAATTAATCAAACACATTAGATCTTTTAGAATTTCAGGAAGAGACAATCTTCTAATCTAAGATTAGAcgcaaaaaagaaaattatatgaGTGGGGTGAAATGCATAAGATCCAACCAAATGCAGAGGCAACAACACAACTCATACACACAATTAATAATGCATATTCACACAGACCAAGTTATCTACTTACCAAAAGCAGGACATTCAATGTCAGAATTATAGCTCCAGCTGCAAGAAGCGCAAAAGCAACAGCGAAAACCTCTGACTGGAAGATAATCAACAGTAAAAAGAACTTAGTAATGAATTTGAATCAtaactaaaaataaaattctcaCTCTCTAAAAATTCCAAGCCACTTCAAACAAAGCAATGAAATAGAAAATGCTGATTCTGCTTCATTTCCACAGACTCAAAGGACAATGCTGTGAAATCACACTTCCCAACTATACCTAAAGAGATGATATTCATCAGATCTGCAAGTTGTCTAGAGCAGCCCTGCCAGTGATACTCTAAGTTGTATGGTACTATGGCTCAACCGAAAATTTAAGTAAGACCTCCAAATTGAACTTAACAGACATAGACTTAAGGGGATCCCAGTAATTGCATTACATCTTAAATAGTAATGGTGTGCGCACAATCAGAAGAACGGCATCAACATTGACAGACTTAGGATTTGGAATGCTCTACCAAAATTATTTGTTATCCACAAAAGTATTTCACTTGTCAAATCTATCTTCGCATTACATTCATAGATTTTTCTTAATCTATTCCTTCGGATATAGAAACAAGACATTAAACTATTATCAATGGCAGAATATATACAAACACAATAGTATAACAAACTAGGCAGATTATTATCATTCATTATTGCCTTGGAAAATCATCCAACCATAAATCCACATTTACATACAATTTAAAGATATAAATCAAATGTTACAAGCAAAATGCAATGGTTTTCTCAACATATTGACTGTACAGATAATTATCCATTAAAATTCAAAAAAGAATATACACAAGAATAATAAAGTCGTTCTACTGACCTTCTTGACAGATGCAGAccaagacaaaacaagaccaagaaagacaatgaagaaaaatggCCCCCAAAGATCCCAATCTCTCAAAGCTTTCCCAGGGTCTTCACGATTAGGATTTGGAAACACAACAAGCTTCAAATTACTAACAATCCTTGACAAATCTCTCTTCACAGTATCCCAAACTGGTTCAGTAAGTGTATTTGGTGGAGAACCAAATCCACTGGAACCAATATTTCCACGACCCCCAGCATTGGAATTAGCATTAACAACAGGTGGTAAAGCAGGTGGCACAGGAATACTAGTCTGAACAGGTTTTTGAAAAACTGgtagcttttgttgttgttgaatgtTCGAATTTATAAATGgagatgatgaaataggaattgacgCCCTAGGTGGACTTGGTGGTCTAGCTGGTAATACAGTtgctggtccagattgaacactagcATGAATCAGATTTTCTATCTCATCGATGTCTGATTGTGATGACGGATGTAGTGGTACTGTATCATTATGAGACATATGAGACATTTTTCCCTTTCTCAGCGTTAGATCTAACAAATTTGGCTTAGATCTGAATTAAACAAGACACGGATCAGATTAGATGTCTAAAAAAAACAGATCTAATATGAATTTGGGGAAATTTTCATTCTAATCAAGAACGATAAAAACCTAATTTGAGAAagtaaaattaaaactaaaaaaacatGCAGAGAAGTGTAATAAAACGAAACCCTAGAAATTACCAGGAAGAGGATATTAGGGTCTGATTGGATGAAGAGGTTGTTGAGAAGATGGACACATTGAAGCTCGATttatttcttcttcgtcttcttcttcttcttcttcttcttcttttccctctctatttttatttttttacgcaCCCAAATAGAAACGTCATGGCGAAGGGAAGAAAGGTAACTTGACTCACTGTTAGACCCGAGGACGATGTCTTCTTTAGTTTTAGACTGTTAGATGTACAATCTAAATTCTAAGATCTTCTTCGATCCCAGGGTTCTCAGAGGCTCACATTGTTCTCAtcacggtttttttttttttctttttttacatgGCCTACGGTAtttggatgtgcggtccatccaCTTACCCATTTTATATTATATATTGTAACCTATGTAATAGAACCACTGATCTCTCTAGTACAatggttcttcttcttgtctctATATCTCCTTCCTTCACCCCTGATTATCCTAAATCACGTTATAAACACGATCTCTTCACCGCGCAagttttcattctttttcttctggTAATCATCATTCAAGTACGATCTCAGGAAATGGTTATCTATTTCAATTCTTTTTTAATTTAATCGGACACTACCATATATATCTGAACAAAATCTCTTTCTCTTTGTAACATGTATCCTGCGATCACACGATTTTTAATACATATCCGTCGATGTATGATTGGTTAATCTATGATATTAACAGttcaatagaaaagaaaaaaaaatctaatacatGATTGCATAAATCAGTAATGTTTGTTATGACTAGATCTAATGGCGTATCCCTAGGTTAGATTATTTTTGGATTTAAAGAAACCATAATTGAACATTTTTCATCATTATTATGTGATGGCGCTGTTGGTTGATTCATCTGCCATGCTCCACTAACCTGTTTTTGCTTGGTGTGGTGCGCATGTTTTTCTATTAAATATAGTCCAATCTGTTTCCATATACTACCCATGATTGATTGTGgcataaatattatttttttatttttacatgaTTCTCTCGATTCATATTCGGTGGGTGGTAACTGTGAAATCTCCGCTAAGAGTTTATGTAAATGGAGGAGGAAGGAAATCTGTTCCAGAAGGTTAACTTGTTCCGTTCTGTTCCGTGAACTAGCCCAACCCGATCCGACTCGGTCCGTTCCAGTCTATCCGACTCGGCTCGTTTCAGCCGACTAAGTGCAGTTTGTTCATGTCCTGTCCAGTTTTCTGGTTTTGGGACGTGCACGAGTAAGTCTGGTGGGAACCAGATATGGTGGGAACCAATTAATATGAGGTATGTAACAAAAGACTGTATATTTGTTGGGCTTATTTATCTGCTTTCTTTAGAACATacctagttttatttatttttgtcttaagataagtccacaacatataaacggtcaatttaaatCATGATTGGTGTTAATGCTGTTTTGTTCTATTGAATATAATATTGTCTATAGTCGAATGGTTTCTTTTGTTCagttggttgtaccaactcgattccaatatatttatttggggtttagaagtaatTGGACCATTATTTTGTACATGATATTGtctccccaaatttgaatgtttcGTGGAATGTAATCCACGCGCTCGACTATTAAAGAATCAATAGTTTCAAAagagttgcaaataaaatcacatgtattccaatttttgtggaagaacccacaaaagatgatatgagttagaaaatttcaatttctctacttcatccatgatatgAACGAACcaatatatgttgaagtatgacaacaagaaaaATATCTTTACTAATATATTTAACCTAAAGTAATTAATTGACATGTGTAgagagattctcttggcctattgagataaagaaatttctcaaattaagctatatgtagcaaaaattgaaaatggaaagaaccccgaagtaataagggttagacgtaatgactcatataaagcatgtgaaaagggacatatatatcatgagatggAAATGTATTTTTtccagtagtaatgacaccaaagtaccggTATCAGCTGAaaatgggatgaagctaagatgtaattctagctcccatcataaatgaaagagttggaaatgcacctggtcataggtgttgatatatacaatgtaatttGTGTATCAttgtagcaaccaattttcacatcaactttaatagcAATAAGAACTTTGCCTTGCCAATtgattatttaattgaactagatcataTGTCTGCCCTTACAGTGAGAATGgatttgattgcatctataaattatttctaatgaatgtggaaggaagcatattcttagaaaa includes the following:
- the LOC113287173 gene encoding protein YIPF6 homolog, which encodes MSHMSHNDTVPLHPSSQSDIDEIENLIHASVQSGPATVLPARPPSPPRASIPISSSPFINSNIQQQQKLPVFQKPVQTSIPVPPALPPVVNANSNAGGRGNIGSSGFGSPPNTLTEPVWDTVKRDLSRIVSNLKLVVFPNPNREDPGKALRDWDLWGPFFFIVFLGLVLSWSASVKKSEVFAVAFALLAAGAIILTLNVLLLGGHIIFFQSLSLLGYCLFPLDIGALICMLKDNVILKVVVVCVTLAWSSWAAYPFMSSAVNPRRKALALYPVFLMYVSVGFLIIAID